The following proteins are co-located in the Gordonia polyisoprenivorans genome:
- a CDS encoding type II toxin-antitoxin system PemK/MazF family toxin: MMGDRRMNGHAMRPTTEVARAISYSPDLDGDADPGEIVWTWVEFEEDPSQGKDRPVLVVGRDPAEDPAGEAGSTDVMSELVLALMLSSKDHHRDDDNWLSIGAGGWDSDHRESFIRLDRVLVVDADGIRREGAILDRARFDRVATELRDRFGWR, encoded by the coding sequence ATGATGGGAGATCGGCGCATGAACGGCCACGCGATGCGCCCCACCACCGAGGTGGCCCGCGCCATCAGCTACTCCCCCGACCTCGACGGGGATGCCGATCCCGGTGAGATCGTCTGGACCTGGGTCGAATTCGAGGAGGATCCGTCACAGGGCAAGGATCGCCCGGTGCTCGTCGTCGGCCGCGACCCGGCCGAGGACCCCGCGGGTGAGGCCGGCTCCACCGACGTCATGTCGGAACTGGTCCTCGCACTCATGTTGTCCAGCAAGGACCATCACCGTGACGACGACAACTGGCTCTCGATCGGGGCGGGCGGCTGGGACTCCGACCATCGCGAGAGCTTCATCCGTCTCGACCGCGTTCTCGTCGTCGACGCCGACGGCATCCGACGCGAGGGCGCGATCCTGGACCGAGCCCGATTCGACAGGGTCGCAACGGAACTGCGTGATCGGTTCGGCTGGCGGTGA
- a CDS encoding alpha/beta hydrolase family protein encodes MAENTGTEPYDEGSVVATIHHPQQTPRATVVLAHGAGGNRDTAILLAYASELSGRGFAVARIDLPYRQRRPKGPPSPSTAAADRDGVRAACAAFRSLSTGPLIVGGHSYGGRQASMVLAEDGAEAADGLMLSSYPLHPPGKPEKSRTEHLPSITVPTLVVHGSTDPFATTDEIEAAIDLIPAPTRLVEIAKAGHNLDPTKKPTAPLAADAVEHFLLGEIGA; translated from the coding sequence GTGGCGGAGAACACCGGAACCGAACCGTACGACGAGGGCTCGGTCGTCGCGACCATCCATCATCCCCAGCAGACACCGCGGGCGACCGTCGTCCTGGCACACGGCGCCGGGGGCAACCGGGACACCGCGATCCTGCTCGCCTACGCGAGCGAACTCTCCGGCCGCGGATTTGCCGTGGCCCGGATCGACCTGCCCTACCGTCAGCGCCGCCCCAAGGGGCCGCCGAGTCCGTCGACCGCGGCCGCCGACCGTGATGGTGTGCGCGCCGCCTGCGCGGCCTTTCGGTCGTTGTCGACGGGCCCGCTGATCGTCGGCGGCCACTCCTACGGCGGACGACAGGCCTCAATGGTGCTGGCCGAGGACGGCGCCGAGGCCGCCGACGGCCTGATGTTGAGCTCCTACCCGTTGCACCCGCCGGGCAAACCCGAGAAGTCCCGCACCGAACATCTGCCCTCGATCACCGTCCCGACGCTCGTCGTCCACGGCAGCACCGACCCGTTCGCCACGACCGACGAGATCGAGGCGGCGATCGACCTGATCCCCGCCCCGACCCGGCTGGTGGAGATCGCCAAGGCAGGCCACAACCTCGATCCGACGAAGAAACCGACCGCTCCCCTCGCCGCCGACGCGGTCGAGCACTTCCTGCTCGGGGAGATCGGCGCATGA
- a CDS encoding alpha-E domain-containing protein: protein MMLARNAESLYWIGRYVERADDMARLLDVAIHQLLEDATADVDSSVRLVIQVLGLDAPPSGTELDVWSLTERVAYAKESTGSIVDLIRSARENARGAREVTSSEMWECLNTTYNGLADAERRSRRLGPHEFLSYVKNRAAMFAGLADATLSHDDGYRYLLLGRSVERVDMTIRMLLARAGDRAGSPAWVNVLVSAGAHDTFLRTYRGVINAENIVEFMLLDRLFPRSVFHALSVAEHNLADLEKGPSRTGAQAEALLLLGRARSSLEFLEPGDLLDGLQERLLDLQDTCRAVNEAVTAQYFHVSPYVSWADARVSDGEEHVIEESEL, encoded by the coding sequence ATGATGTTGGCCCGCAACGCCGAATCCCTCTACTGGATCGGTCGTTACGTCGAGCGCGCCGACGACATGGCACGCCTGCTCGACGTCGCGATCCACCAGTTGCTCGAGGACGCCACCGCCGACGTCGACTCGTCGGTGCGGCTGGTCATCCAGGTCCTGGGACTCGACGCACCCCCGAGTGGAACCGAACTCGATGTCTGGTCGCTGACCGAACGCGTCGCCTACGCCAAGGAGTCGACCGGATCGATCGTCGACCTCATCCGTTCGGCCCGCGAGAATGCCAGGGGCGCACGCGAAGTCACCTCCAGTGAGATGTGGGAGTGCCTCAACACCACCTACAACGGTCTGGCCGATGCCGAGCGTCGATCACGCCGCCTGGGCCCTCACGAGTTCTTGTCGTATGTGAAGAATCGCGCCGCGATGTTCGCCGGACTCGCCGACGCCACGCTCAGCCACGACGACGGTTACCGCTACCTGCTGTTGGGCCGCTCGGTGGAGCGGGTCGACATGACCATCCGCATGCTTCTCGCCCGAGCCGGGGACCGAGCCGGGTCGCCCGCGTGGGTCAACGTGCTGGTGTCGGCGGGCGCACACGACACCTTCCTGCGCACCTACCGCGGCGTCATCAACGCCGAGAACATCGTCGAATTCATGTTGCTGGACCGGCTTTTCCCGCGATCGGTGTTCCACGCACTCAGCGTTGCCGAACACAATCTGGCCGATCTGGAGAAGGGCCCGAGCCGGACCGGCGCCCAGGCCGAGGCGCTGCTCCTACTCGGGCGCGCCCGCAGTTCGCTGGAATTCCTGGAGCCGGGCGATCTGCTCGACGGGTTGCAGGAGCGGCTACTCGATCTGCAGGACACCTGTCGCGCGGTCAACGAGGCGGTCACCGCCCAGTACTTCCATGTGTCGCCGTACGTGTCGTGGGCCGATGCCCGCGTCAGCGACGGTGAGGAGCATGTCATCGAGGAGAGTGAACTGTGA
- a CDS encoding transglutaminase family protein yields MSWRLRVVHSTGFAYQSPVTSSYNEARLTPRSDSRQNVIVNRVETVPATRSYRYTDYWGTAVTAFDLHAPHEELEVSGMSVVETEPGERPEDDRKRDWDGIRNEEVEDRYDEALSNTPYVPRNRSLVATAKRLTKGLDPEEAVEAVCRYVYDEMQYVPGTTGVHTTAVDAWNERKGVCQDYAHLTLLMLRGLGIPSRYVSGYLHPKPNAAVDKTVEGQSHAWIEAWTGGWWGFDPTNFTEITEQHVSVGVGRDYSDVSPLKGIYTGGQATDLDVVVEITRLA; encoded by the coding sequence GTGAGCTGGCGACTGAGGGTCGTGCATTCGACGGGCTTCGCCTACCAGAGCCCGGTCACCTCGTCCTACAACGAGGCCCGGCTGACACCGCGCAGCGACAGCAGGCAGAACGTCATCGTCAATCGTGTGGAGACCGTTCCGGCGACTCGCTCGTACCGTTACACCGACTACTGGGGGACCGCGGTCACCGCCTTCGATCTCCATGCGCCCCATGAGGAACTCGAGGTCTCGGGGATGTCGGTGGTGGAGACCGAACCCGGCGAACGGCCGGAGGACGACCGCAAACGCGATTGGGACGGCATCCGTAACGAGGAGGTCGAGGACCGCTACGACGAGGCGCTCTCGAACACGCCGTACGTGCCCCGCAACCGCAGTCTGGTGGCGACCGCCAAGAGGCTGACCAAGGGCCTCGATCCCGAAGAGGCCGTCGAGGCGGTATGCCGCTACGTCTACGACGAGATGCAATACGTCCCGGGAACCACCGGTGTGCACACCACCGCGGTCGACGCGTGGAACGAACGCAAGGGCGTGTGCCAGGACTACGCCCACCTGACCCTGCTGATGTTGCGCGGCCTGGGGATCCCGTCTCGCTATGTGTCGGGGTATCTGCATCCGAAACCCAATGCGGCCGTGGACAAGACGGTTGAAGGTCAGAGTCACGCGTGGATCGAGGCCTGGACCGGTGGGTGGTGGGGCTTCGACCCGACCAACTTCACCGAGATCACCGAACAGCACGTCTCGGTCGGCGTCGGCCGCGACTACTCCGACGTCTCGCCGCTCAAGGGCATCTACACCGGTGGTCAGGCCACCGACCTCGATGTCGTCGTGGAGATCACGCGGCTGGCGTGA